A section of the Polynucleobacter sp. AP-Sving-400A-A2 genome encodes:
- the recN gene encoding DNA repair protein RecN gives MLQTLSLRDFVIVDQLELDFSSGFTVLTGETGAGKSILLDALSLVLGERADSSQIREGCNRAEISALFRIDVQQIEHFNQWLDEQGFPLEDDGQSLLLKRTVEANGRSRAFINGSVATLVQLREAGDQLVDIHGQHAHQLLLKGGAQRELLDRHANQLDLVTEVSQLFKTLNESRRRLEQAENAGQDIERERERLEWQLEELTELSPQEGEWTTIQGEHARLANGAKIMSGCQEAIDALSDADNSVESTLSKASANISALAEHDSALIEISQALESAQIQIDEAVHGLNRYLQKLDLDPARLSEVEERMQALHGAARKYRTEADDLPKLLLDTIERLEALTASQNIEALRERVKQEELAYLKQAKQLSQKRNKAAQDLGQQVTTAMQDLSMAGGQLEIALLPLAEGGAHGLEQIEFLVAGHAGSTPRSLAKVASGGELARISLAISVITSKASFTPTLIFDEVDAGIGGAVAETVGKLLRQLGESHQILCVTHLPQVAAQGNHHLKVSKSQAGDKTLSQVTPLGRPERVEEVARMLGGATITDTTRRHARELLEQN, from the coding sequence ATGCTACAAACACTATCGCTTCGCGACTTTGTCATTGTTGATCAGCTAGAGCTGGACTTTTCCTCTGGGTTTACAGTCTTAACTGGTGAAACAGGTGCCGGTAAATCTATCCTCTTAGATGCTCTCAGCTTGGTATTAGGTGAACGTGCAGATAGCAGCCAAATTCGTGAAGGCTGCAACCGCGCAGAAATTAGCGCCCTCTTTCGGATCGATGTGCAACAAATTGAACATTTCAATCAATGGCTCGATGAGCAAGGCTTTCCACTGGAAGACGATGGGCAAAGTCTTTTACTGAAAAGAACTGTAGAAGCCAATGGCCGTAGCCGCGCCTTCATTAATGGCAGTGTAGCAACCTTGGTACAACTACGAGAAGCAGGCGATCAGTTAGTGGATATTCATGGTCAACATGCACATCAACTACTGCTCAAAGGTGGCGCGCAACGTGAACTACTGGATCGCCACGCCAACCAGCTAGATCTGGTTACTGAGGTCTCCCAATTATTTAAAACTCTGAATGAATCGCGTCGTAGACTCGAGCAAGCTGAAAATGCCGGGCAAGATATTGAACGCGAGCGCGAGCGTTTGGAATGGCAATTAGAGGAACTCACTGAACTCTCTCCGCAAGAAGGTGAATGGACCACCATTCAAGGTGAACATGCTCGCCTAGCGAATGGCGCAAAAATTATGAGCGGCTGCCAAGAAGCAATTGATGCTCTGAGCGATGCGGATAACTCTGTCGAATCTACCCTTTCTAAGGCTAGCGCCAATATCAGCGCCCTAGCCGAACATGACTCCGCACTCATTGAGATCAGCCAAGCCTTAGAGTCAGCCCAAATTCAGATAGATGAAGCGGTGCATGGCCTCAATCGGTATTTACAAAAACTGGATTTAGATCCTGCGCGCCTCAGCGAAGTGGAGGAGCGAATGCAAGCGCTGCATGGTGCAGCCAGAAAATACCGCACCGAAGCAGATGACTTACCAAAGCTTCTTTTAGATACTATCGAGCGCTTAGAGGCATTAACTGCCTCACAAAATATAGAGGCCTTGCGCGAGAGGGTAAAACAAGAAGAGCTTGCCTATCTCAAGCAAGCAAAGCAACTATCACAAAAACGTAACAAGGCTGCGCAAGATTTGGGTCAGCAAGTTACTACAGCAATGCAGGATCTCTCGATGGCGGGCGGGCAACTGGAGATTGCCTTGCTACCTTTGGCCGAAGGTGGCGCCCATGGTCTTGAGCAAATTGAGTTTCTAGTTGCCGGTCACGCTGGAAGCACTCCGCGCTCATTAGCTAAAGTCGCTTCCGGCGGTGAGTTAGCGCGTATTAGCTTAGCTATTAGCGTCATCACTAGTAAAGCGTCCTTTACACCTACGCTGATATTTGATGAAGTCGATGCCGGTATTGGCGGCGCTGTTGCAGAGACGGTTGGAAAGTTGTTGCGGCAACTTGGTGAGTCACATCAAATTCTGTGTGTGACCCACTTGCCACAAGTGGCTGCGCAAGGTAATCACCATCTCAAAGTCAGCAAATCTCAGGCGGGTGATAAAACCCTCTCTCAGGTGACGCCACTTGGAAGGCCTGAGCGAGTAGAGGAAGTTGCGCGCATGCTGGGCGGAGCAACCATTACCGACACTACACGCCGACATGCTCGCGAGCTACTGGAGCAAAACTAA
- the glnE gene encoding bifunctional [glutamate--ammonia ligase]-adenylyl-L-tyrosine phosphorylase/[glutamate--ammonia-ligase] adenylyltransferase: MTDFAAQIEFLKQHSSYVQRWLNSHPDWVDWLRTQGAQKVDVIGIEDLLSPCRDALAAPEQDEAQFMTDLRLARQRLMLWIAFRDLNGMADLSEVTHALSHFAEAAVALSIAYIREDQQHRFGLPWSQVTDSEMPLMVVGMGKLGGLELNLSSDIDLIFLYEHEGDTQGGPKSLSYHEWFTRMGKRLIKLLAEHDANGFVFRVDMRLRPNGDSGPLVCSLDMLEEYLLVQGREWERYAWIKGRLISPLPDSSSFAYCERELDQLIRPFVYRRHLDYGVIASIRELHRQIQHEAEKRSSSHHGRSKDIKLGRGGIREIEFLAQMFQLMRGGTDPRFRIRPTLEVLDLVKQQGILPAQEADDLKAAYVYLRRLEHRIQVWEDQQTHYLPEDEGSRTRLAASMAGPDRIQEQTCFLSELDKHQTAVAQYFEKAFVLDDAVRLDNTSLPAGWEPDTTLFPESAARWLAWADSSKQRQLPEKSRIIFNNLIRKAAESLQVDQPIVISADQTLLRFFDLLEAVARRSAYLSILSEYPQALSNVLALLKTSQWGAQYLTRHPHLLDYLLNSRTEKALIEDPEQYWQEVKATLNMRLDDVMADGDGSEQAMDILRITHHTETFITLLADLGIGMDHELSVEKVSDHLSALADLILQTTFERVWPGVAQKFALPLDTTAPFAVISYGKLGGKELGYASDLDLVFLYQAEETDFAAQEIYALLAKRMINWLTAYTSAGNLFEIDTRLRPNGSAGFLVTSVDAFKKYQMREGGNAAWVWEHQALTRARFSAGSRVVGEFFDGVRFEVLSQKRDVGQLRHEILEMRRKVHAGHPNPSPDFDLKHDAGGMVDIEFIVQFLVLAFSNTYPQLIGNLGNIALLRITGEAGLIQTTIAQEVGDAYRLLRARQHRLRLDGAEKTRVDLELEPQLVQAREVVLALWQEIFLASSDAEPA; the protein is encoded by the coding sequence ATGACTGATTTTGCCGCCCAAATTGAATTTCTAAAGCAGCACTCCAGCTACGTGCAACGCTGGCTCAACTCCCACCCTGATTGGGTTGATTGGCTTCGGACTCAGGGCGCCCAAAAAGTGGATGTGATTGGAATTGAGGATCTATTGAGTCCTTGCCGAGATGCATTAGCCGCACCCGAGCAAGATGAGGCTCAGTTTATGACGGATCTAAGGCTGGCTAGGCAACGTCTCATGCTCTGGATTGCCTTCCGAGACCTCAATGGTATGGCCGATCTCAGTGAGGTAACTCATGCGCTGAGTCATTTTGCTGAGGCGGCGGTAGCCCTTTCGATTGCCTATATTCGAGAAGATCAGCAGCATCGTTTTGGCCTGCCATGGAGCCAGGTCACAGACTCAGAGATGCCTTTAATGGTGGTGGGTATGGGTAAGTTAGGTGGGTTGGAGCTCAACCTATCTTCTGATATCGACCTGATCTTTTTGTATGAGCACGAAGGTGATACTCAGGGTGGACCTAAGAGCCTGTCGTATCACGAGTGGTTTACACGAATGGGTAAGCGCCTGATTAAATTATTGGCAGAGCATGATGCCAATGGATTTGTATTTAGGGTGGATATGCGCTTAAGGCCCAATGGAGACTCTGGGCCCCTAGTCTGCAGTCTCGATATGCTCGAAGAATATCTATTGGTACAAGGTAGGGAGTGGGAGCGCTACGCCTGGATTAAGGGTAGGCTGATCTCGCCTTTACCTGACTCATCTTCCTTTGCTTATTGCGAGCGTGAGCTCGATCAACTGATTCGTCCTTTTGTTTATCGCCGCCATCTAGACTACGGTGTGATTGCCTCTATCCGTGAATTGCATAGGCAGATACAGCATGAGGCTGAGAAGCGTTCCTCGAGTCATCACGGTCGATCTAAGGATATTAAGTTGGGCCGCGGCGGCATCCGCGAAATTGAGTTCTTAGCGCAAATGTTTCAATTGATGCGTGGCGGCACTGACCCACGTTTTCGTATTCGACCCACTTTAGAAGTATTGGACTTGGTAAAGCAGCAAGGTATTTTGCCTGCCCAGGAGGCTGATGATTTAAAGGCAGCTTACGTTTACTTGCGTCGCTTAGAGCATCGGATCCAGGTTTGGGAGGATCAGCAGACACACTATTTGCCCGAGGATGAGGGTTCTCGTACTCGTTTGGCAGCAAGCATGGCTGGCCCTGATCGGATTCAAGAGCAAACCTGTTTTTTATCTGAGCTCGATAAACACCAAACGGCAGTAGCCCAGTATTTCGAAAAAGCTTTTGTACTCGATGATGCTGTACGCTTAGACAATACCTCTTTGCCAGCAGGCTGGGAGCCTGATACCACGCTGTTCCCAGAATCTGCAGCCCGTTGGTTGGCTTGGGCTGACAGCTCTAAGCAAAGACAGTTACCAGAAAAAAGCAGGATCATTTTCAACAACCTCATTCGCAAGGCTGCAGAGAGCTTGCAAGTGGATCAGCCTATTGTGATTAGCGCAGATCAAACCTTGCTGCGTTTTTTTGATTTGTTAGAGGCAGTTGCAAGGCGCAGTGCCTATTTATCCATCTTGTCTGAATATCCTCAGGCACTATCAAATGTATTGGCTTTGCTCAAGACCTCTCAATGGGGTGCGCAATATTTAACTCGGCATCCTCATCTCTTGGATTATTTGCTCAACTCGCGTACTGAGAAAGCCCTGATTGAAGATCCTGAACAGTATTGGCAGGAAGTAAAAGCGACTCTGAATATGCGTCTGGATGATGTGATGGCAGATGGTGATGGCTCAGAGCAGGCGATGGATATTTTGCGCATTACCCATCACACCGAAACCTTTATCACTTTGCTCGCAGACTTAGGAATTGGCATGGATCACGAGCTTTCGGTTGAGAAGGTAAGTGATCATCTATCTGCTTTGGCAGACTTGATATTACAGACGACTTTTGAGCGGGTGTGGCCTGGCGTTGCTCAGAAGTTTGCATTGCCGCTGGATACGACTGCGCCATTCGCAGTCATTTCTTATGGCAAGTTGGGCGGTAAAGAGTTGGGCTATGCCTCCGACTTAGACTTGGTTTTCTTATATCAGGCTGAAGAAACTGATTTTGCTGCCCAAGAAATTTATGCCTTACTCGCTAAGCGGATGATTAACTGGTTAACTGCCTACACATCAGCTGGCAACTTATTTGAAATTGACACACGTCTTCGTCCCAATGGCTCCGCTGGTTTTTTGGTAACAAGTGTTGATGCATTTAAAAAATACCAGATGCGGGAGGGTGGCAACGCTGCATGGGTTTGGGAGCATCAAGCTCTGACGCGAGCTAGATTCTCGGCGGGATCCAGGGTGGTTGGAGAATTCTTTGACGGTGTGCGATTTGAAGTTTTAAGTCAGAAGCGTGATGTTGGACAACTGCGCCATGAGATTTTAGAAATGCGTCGCAAGGTTCATGCCGGACATCCAAATCCTAGCCCTGACTTTGATTTGAAGCATGATGCCGGCGGCATGGTGGATATTGAATTTATCGTGCAATTTTTAGTCCTGGCATTCTCAAACACCTACCCACAGCTGATTGGTAATCTAGGAAACATCGCTTTACTTCGGATTACTGGAGAGGCAGGCTTAATTCAAACTACAATAGCGCAAGAGGTAGGAGATGCCTATCGCTTGCTTCGGGCGCGTCAACACCGCTTACGTTTAGATGGTGCAGAAAAGACGCGGGTAGATTTGGAGCTTGAACCGCAACTGGTTCAAGCAAGAGAGGTAGTGCTGGCTTTGTGGCAAGAAATATTTCTGGCCTCTTCGGACGCTGAACCAGCTTAG
- a CDS encoding YhdP family protein encodes MLVNIIWTRLLSVLQKRPLGSGGRWRKRALILAGVTVAFFVLGHLGVRFVLWPQIEKSKPTIERLMSARLGTNVTMDDVQVSWTGIRPSFAIQGLRFNSANTPTPPLLIESISGQLSWLSFYYLAPYFHEITIERAQLYAQRDAKGNVSIAGIPIQGDADNFSTGNWLLAQNNIQVNNAKIYWEDQQSRKLKTTIDIQSFELVNGIRSHEGQLVAQTPWSPNPIKLQADFVHHLRGQAGNWLDWVGTVSWDFAELKLGQISKDLSLPLYDLGGRINSKGSLKLDGGKANGGQMSLIADQLMVQLNKDEDPLEFGRLETELIQDTDSGLNSITTKTLAWRNIDSPQTAPLEKLSPITFRWRPPKDGGEIKEFGFSSPKIQLEDIALFALNLPLPKKIHQWIKISEADGELQNVDMNWSESQSALSALPIPGNWFSSNKLDFTISAKLNDISFTGVNKSMPSASHLSGNLVGNQKQGNFTLDSSNLELEMSDFLSASEIQLDRAKGEISWSKQKGGWLINAKKLQLSNSEITTNFDLSYLIGTSKQPDQITLDMEFVKAKLATAHRYLPVGIAKDSRLYLSKAFESGEIQNGSLHIKGDPNQAPYPAGTVGELNLNLPFSKASFKPAPLLPKSQGAWSALSNVSGTINLKQAALNIDVDKANYQKVAITKVKAQIPDLSAKNLALLINGSIQGDGSEVLEYLFASPVGIAQANLAKNLSLKGPVDVGLDLKIPLSGSNDVNFDAKINLPGNQMQWGQVPPLENLKGKVRITEANPEFDNVTANFLGGAFKIASAPSSAGNTSFSIGGDINASFIKDYISGNLRSRAHPALLSAMSGSAKYEGLINFNKAGSQTKLNFDLRNWASSAPLPAKKLAGAPMLGELSLKIYPASKSNLVRADWSGKLGGQYFLQGNLNSANEIKNAVGVGSPASLPQQGTSLYLASNELDLDQWVEFLGAGKSKGRTNEVNPSNTPEEDVQISAQVKKLIALDREWTDVSMQSQKKNIAWQLRLNSPQIAGQVQWQPSGSDHPSGFVSGRLTRLKVPDQRIPPELVSKESAPQKATPLKTPVDPNAIPSLDLTIDDLSWTKAQLGAVKIKSRTSRDLMKLESMQINNPQGNSIIKGQWQARTQNNSELSSFTADVNIKDAGQIISHWSNSKSVEGGEGKLNASLSWSGSPFSPAYDSLAGNVSIDLAKGRLLEVNTDGAKLLDVLSLQSLFRFATFDLKGSLGNLATKGTPFNSIASNFEIAQGVAQTKQFTMILDQARVAMTGQINVAKETQDLRITIFPTIDATAGSLAAFAINPIIGLGAVLGQYLITNQINRTMQTDYLVQGSWDNPEVIPLDQKGQPLDSKTLETIRTKNLLKEQTKPSSPNSAPANPPANQNISTQIPG; translated from the coding sequence ATGCTTGTAAATATCATCTGGACTCGCCTGCTGAGCGTGCTTCAAAAACGTCCTCTAGGTTCTGGTGGTCGCTGGCGTAAGCGCGCCCTCATTCTTGCAGGCGTCACAGTGGCTTTTTTTGTATTAGGCCATCTTGGGGTGCGTTTTGTTTTGTGGCCACAGATTGAGAAATCAAAGCCCACTATTGAGCGCTTAATGAGTGCTCGCTTAGGGACGAATGTCACGATGGATGATGTCCAGGTATCTTGGACTGGAATTCGGCCAAGCTTTGCGATTCAAGGATTACGATTCAATAGCGCAAATACTCCCACACCGCCCTTGCTCATTGAAAGTATCAGCGGGCAACTCAGTTGGCTTTCTTTCTATTATTTAGCACCCTATTTTCACGAGATCACTATTGAGCGGGCTCAGCTATACGCGCAGCGCGATGCAAAAGGCAACGTTTCCATTGCCGGAATTCCGATTCAAGGCGATGCCGATAATTTTTCAACCGGAAACTGGTTGCTCGCTCAAAACAATATTCAGGTTAACAATGCCAAAATTTATTGGGAAGACCAACAAAGTCGAAAGCTAAAAACTACTATTGACATTCAAAGCTTCGAATTAGTAAACGGCATTCGCAGTCATGAAGGTCAGCTTGTCGCTCAAACCCCTTGGAGTCCAAATCCAATCAAACTCCAAGCCGACTTTGTCCACCACCTTAGGGGGCAGGCGGGTAATTGGCTCGACTGGGTCGGAACTGTTTCGTGGGATTTTGCTGAACTCAAGCTCGGGCAAATTTCTAAAGACCTCAGTCTTCCGCTATATGACTTGGGCGGCAGAATCAACTCTAAGGGTAGCCTGAAGCTTGATGGCGGCAAGGCTAATGGGGGGCAAATGTCCTTAATAGCCGATCAACTTATGGTGCAATTAAACAAGGATGAGGATCCCCTTGAGTTTGGTAGGCTCGAAACAGAGTTAATCCAAGATACCGATAGCGGCTTAAATTCCATCACAACAAAAACCTTGGCATGGCGCAATATCGATAGCCCACAAACTGCGCCACTTGAAAAGTTAAGCCCAATTACTTTCCGTTGGCGTCCACCAAAAGATGGTGGCGAAATAAAAGAGTTTGGCTTCTCATCACCAAAAATACAATTGGAAGATATTGCTCTCTTTGCACTCAATCTTCCTCTGCCAAAAAAGATTCATCAATGGATCAAGATTTCTGAAGCAGATGGTGAGCTACAGAATGTAGATATGAATTGGTCCGAAAGCCAATCTGCTCTCTCGGCTTTACCCATTCCAGGAAATTGGTTTTCCTCTAACAAACTCGACTTCACTATCAGCGCAAAGCTTAATGACATTAGCTTCACTGGAGTAAATAAATCGATGCCCTCAGCCTCACATTTATCTGGCAACTTAGTGGGCAATCAGAAGCAAGGTAACTTCACACTAGATTCGAGCAATCTTGAATTAGAGATGAGTGACTTTTTATCCGCTTCTGAAATTCAATTAGACCGCGCAAAAGGTGAGATTAGTTGGTCCAAACAAAAAGGGGGCTGGCTAATCAATGCCAAGAAACTGCAGCTCAGTAACTCTGAAATCACTACCAATTTTGATCTTAGCTATCTGATCGGCACATCCAAGCAACCCGATCAGATAACGCTAGATATGGAGTTTGTTAAAGCTAAGCTAGCAACAGCACATCGCTATCTGCCAGTAGGAATAGCTAAAGATAGCCGCCTATACCTTAGCAAAGCCTTTGAGTCCGGGGAGATTCAAAATGGCTCTTTGCACATTAAGGGCGATCCCAATCAAGCGCCTTACCCAGCTGGCACAGTCGGAGAGCTCAACTTAAATCTACCTTTCTCCAAAGCAAGCTTCAAGCCAGCACCTCTGCTACCAAAAAGCCAAGGGGCTTGGTCGGCACTGAGCAATGTCAGCGGCACCATCAACTTGAAACAAGCAGCTTTGAATATTGACGTCGATAAAGCAAACTATCAAAAGGTGGCTATCACCAAGGTCAAAGCACAAATTCCAGATCTCAGCGCTAAGAATCTAGCCTTGCTCATCAATGGCTCCATTCAGGGGGATGGCTCTGAAGTCCTCGAATACTTATTTGCATCACCTGTAGGAATTGCGCAAGCCAACTTAGCCAAGAATCTCTCTCTCAAGGGTCCCGTAGATGTCGGTCTTGACTTAAAAATTCCGCTATCTGGAAGTAATGATGTCAACTTCGATGCAAAAATTAATCTTCCCGGAAATCAAATGCAATGGGGGCAGGTTCCTCCTTTGGAAAATCTGAAGGGTAAAGTGCGTATTACCGAAGCCAATCCTGAGTTTGATAATGTCACCGCAAACTTTTTAGGCGGCGCCTTCAAAATTGCTAGCGCACCCTCTTCGGCAGGCAACACTAGCTTTAGCATCGGAGGCGATATCAATGCTAGCTTCATCAAGGATTACATTTCAGGAAATTTAAGATCTCGAGCCCACCCAGCACTCCTGAGTGCGATGAGTGGATCAGCTAAATATGAAGGTTTAATCAACTTTAATAAAGCAGGTAGTCAAACCAAGCTCAATTTTGATTTACGTAATTGGGCAAGCTCCGCCCCCTTACCCGCCAAGAAATTAGCAGGAGCGCCTATGTTGGGAGAGCTCAGTCTAAAAATTTACCCAGCAAGCAAGAGTAATTTAGTGCGCGCAGATTGGTCTGGAAAATTAGGGGGGCAATATTTTCTTCAGGGAAACCTCAACTCGGCTAATGAAATAAAAAATGCAGTAGGAGTTGGGTCGCCGGCATCATTGCCACAGCAAGGCACCTCTCTTTACTTAGCAAGCAATGAGCTTGATCTTGATCAGTGGGTAGAGTTTTTGGGAGCAGGAAAATCAAAGGGGAGAACGAATGAAGTTAATCCGTCAAATACTCCCGAGGAAGATGTACAAATCTCTGCTCAAGTAAAGAAATTAATTGCCCTAGATCGCGAGTGGACTGATGTCAGCATGCAGTCTCAGAAAAAAAATATCGCTTGGCAACTGCGTTTAAATTCACCCCAGATCGCTGGTCAGGTGCAATGGCAACCCAGCGGCAGTGATCACCCTAGTGGATTTGTCTCTGGAAGACTTACACGCCTAAAAGTTCCAGATCAACGTATACCTCCAGAATTAGTATCTAAGGAAAGTGCCCCACAAAAAGCTACCCCTCTCAAGACTCCGGTCGATCCAAATGCTATCCCTAGCTTAGATTTAACGATCGATGATTTGAGTTGGACCAAGGCGCAACTCGGTGCTGTCAAAATCAAGTCTAGAACTAGTCGTGACCTTATGAAGCTTGAGTCAATGCAAATTAATAATCCTCAAGGCAACTCCATTATCAAAGGTCAGTGGCAGGCTCGCACCCAAAATAACTCTGAACTGAGCTCATTCACTGCGGATGTGAATATTAAAGATGCGGGACAGATTATTTCTCATTGGAGTAACTCTAAGTCGGTAGAGGGTGGCGAAGGAAAGCTCAATGCCTCACTCTCATGGTCTGGGTCACCTTTTTCTCCAGCCTATGATTCTCTTGCTGGCAACGTGAGCATAGACCTCGCCAAAGGTCGCTTACTAGAAGTCAATACTGATGGCGCTAAGTTACTGGATGTTCTCAGTCTGCAAAGTCTTTTTAGATTTGCTACCTTTGACCTAAAAGGTAGTCTCGGAAACTTAGCAACTAAAGGTACGCCCTTTAATTCCATCGCTAGCAATTTTGAGATTGCGCAAGGCGTTGCACAAACCAAACAATTCACCATGATTCTGGATCAAGCTCGGGTTGCCATGACGGGGCAAATTAATGTCGCCAAAGAAACTCAAGATCTCCGCATCACCATCTTTCCTACGATCGACGCCACTGCAGGCTCACTAGCAGCATTTGCAATCAACCCCATCATTGGCCTAGGAGCAGTGTTGGGGCAGTATCTCATCACCAATCAAATTAACCGAACCATGCAAACAGATTATTTAGTTCAGGGATCATGGGACAATCCGGAAGTGATTCCGCTAGATCAAAAGGGTCAACCACTCGATTCTAAAACCTTAGAAACAATTCGTACTAAGAATCTTTTGAAAGAGCAGACAAAACCAAGCTCCCCCAATTCTGCCCCTGCAAATCCACCCGCAAACCAAAACATCTCCACCCAAATACCAGGCTAA
- a CDS encoding carbon-nitrogen hydrolase family protein, which produces MNAPRNVSELKIASIQMVSTPSLNENLETAARLIKAAKDSGAQIAVLPEYFCLMGLKDTDKVNAREVAGSGPIQERLTSIAHENNIYLVAGTIPLEAKESNKVLNTSLVFDPQGTQIARYDKIHLFGFQTSTERYEESETISAGSQPGQFVIQLNQAEWRFGLSICYDLRFPELYRALGQVDCHIIPAAFTYTTGKDHWEILLRARAIENQCYVLASAQGGLHLNQRRTWGESMLIDPWGEILSNLPEGEGFIQGTLSKDKLKEVRSKLPALKHRKL; this is translated from the coding sequence ATGAATGCACCAAGAAATGTTTCTGAACTCAAGATAGCATCGATACAAATGGTGTCGACTCCCAGTCTCAATGAAAATCTCGAGACTGCAGCTCGCTTAATTAAAGCCGCTAAGGATTCCGGGGCACAGATTGCCGTGTTGCCAGAATATTTTTGTTTAATGGGCTTGAAAGATACCGATAAGGTCAATGCGCGCGAAGTGGCAGGGTCTGGTCCGATTCAAGAGCGACTTACCTCAATCGCACACGAGAATAATATTTATCTAGTTGCCGGAACTATTCCTTTGGAGGCCAAAGAATCTAATAAGGTTCTCAATACCTCCTTGGTGTTTGATCCTCAAGGCACACAAATCGCTCGTTACGACAAAATTCATTTATTTGGTTTTCAAACTTCAACAGAGCGTTATGAGGAATCTGAAACTATTTCTGCGGGTAGCCAGCCTGGCCAATTTGTAATCCAGCTGAATCAAGCTGAATGGCGTTTTGGTTTAAGCATTTGTTATGACTTACGTTTTCCAGAGTTATACCGTGCCCTTGGCCAAGTGGATTGCCACATTATTCCAGCTGCATTTACCTACACCACTGGTAAAGACCACTGGGAAATTCTTCTGCGGGCTCGTGCAATTGAAAACCAGTGTTATGTACTAGCCTCAGCCCAAGGCGGTCTTCACTTAAATCAACGGCGCACTTGGGGAGAGAGCATGCTGATTGATCCTTGGGGAGAGATATTAAGCAATCTTCCTGAAGGTGAGGGTTTTATTCAGGGTACGCTCAGCAAAGATAAATTAAAAGAGGTACGCTCTAAGCTACCCGCATTAAAACACCGCAAGCTTTAA
- the tldD gene encoding metalloprotease TldD → MRAPEALFPSDWTKPKKQADLLKLAKSILLEPTGLSEQDLHHTFGNMFTHQLDDADLYFQHTRSESWSLEEGIVKSGSFSIDQGVGVRAIYGDKTAFAYSDEINLEALNKAAKSTRVIGPQGGTRAVASKIFTPVSNGLYSDLNPLDSLAPQEKIALLEGIERRAKARDPRIIQVMASLAGEFDVVLVVRADGLLAADVRPLVRVSVHVIAEQNGRRESGSSGGGARHDYHYFNTELINQYVDEAVDGALINLDSRPAPAGPMTVVMGPGWPGVLLHEAVGHGLEGDFNRKGSSAFAGCIGQRVAAKGVTVVDDGTLSGRRGSLNIDDEGTPTQCTTLIEDGILKGYIQDSLNARLMNMPLTGNGRRESFASLPMPRMTNTYMLAGKDDPQEIVASIKRGLYAVNFGGGQVDITSGKFVFSASEAYWVENGKIQYPVKGATIIGSGPESLKQVSMIGNDLKLDGGIGVCGKEGQSVPVGVGQPTLRIDSLTVGGTA, encoded by the coding sequence ATGAGAGCACCAGAAGCATTATTTCCAAGTGATTGGACTAAGCCCAAAAAACAGGCCGACCTTCTCAAGCTAGCTAAATCTATTCTGCTTGAGCCAACCGGGCTCTCTGAGCAAGATTTGCATCACACCTTTGGCAATATGTTTACGCATCAGCTCGATGATGCCGATCTTTATTTCCAACATACCCGTAGCGAGAGCTGGAGCCTAGAAGAAGGTATCGTGAAATCCGGCAGCTTCAGCATTGATCAAGGTGTTGGAGTGCGCGCGATTTATGGAGATAAGACCGCTTTTGCTTACTCTGATGAAATTAATTTAGAGGCCCTGAATAAAGCAGCCAAATCTACTCGAGTGATTGGACCCCAAGGTGGCACACGAGCTGTTGCAAGCAAAATATTTACACCCGTTTCCAACGGACTCTACTCAGACTTAAATCCTTTAGATTCACTAGCGCCCCAAGAAAAGATTGCTTTACTTGAAGGCATTGAGCGTCGTGCAAAAGCACGTGACCCGCGCATTATTCAGGTAATGGCTAGCTTGGCTGGCGAGTTTGATGTTGTACTTGTCGTTCGAGCTGATGGCTTATTGGCAGCTGATGTACGCCCACTTGTGCGGGTATCAGTTCATGTGATTGCCGAGCAAAATGGTCGCCGCGAATCTGGGTCTTCAGGAGGCGGCGCTCGTCATGATTACCACTACTTCAATACGGAACTGATCAATCAATATGTTGATGAGGCTGTTGATGGCGCACTGATTAATTTGGATTCTCGCCCTGCCCCAGCCGGTCCAATGACAGTAGTGATGGGGCCAGGATGGCCTGGCGTGTTATTGCACGAAGCCGTAGGTCATGGCCTTGAGGGCGACTTTAATCGCAAGGGCTCATCTGCTTTTGCTGGCTGCATTGGACAACGCGTTGCTGCTAAAGGTGTCACTGTAGTGGATGATGGAACTCTTTCCGGTCGTCGTGGCTCACTCAATATTGATGACGAGGGTACGCCTACCCAGTGCACCACCCTGATTGAAGACGGCATTTTGAAGGGTTACATTCAGGACAGCCTGAATGCCAGACTCATGAATATGCCCCTGACAGGCAATGGACGACGCGAGAGTTTTGCCTCCTTGCCGATGCCCCGCATGACCAATACCTACATGCTAGCCGGTAAGGATGATCCCCAAGAAATCGTAGCTAGCATTAAACGCGGCCTGTATGCAGTCAACTTTGGAGGCGGTCAAGTCGATATTACTAGCGGTAAATTCGTATTTTCAGCCTCTGAGGCCTATTGGGTGGAAAACGGCAAAATTCAATATCCAGTCAAAGGCGCCACCATCATTGGTAGCGGCCCGGAGTCCTTAAAACAGGTCTCTATGATCGGAAATGACCTGAAATTAGACGGCGGCATCGGGGTTTGCGGCAAGGAAGGCCAGAGCGTCCCTGTGGGCGTTGGGCAACCAACTTTACGCATCGACAGCCTGACTGTCGGAGGAACGGCTTAA